In a single window of the Bacillota bacterium genome:
- a CDS encoding nucleoside deaminase: protein MRVALEAARRAAAAGDVPVGAALVEGDRLLALGENRRERDQDPTAHAEVVALRGAATLRRRWHLEGTTLYVTLEPCPMCAGALVLARVDALVYAAADPRAGAVRTLWRIADDPRLNHRLEVRGGVLEAEAAELLRAFFRERR, encoded by the coding sequence ATGCGCGTCGCCCTGGAGGCGGCCCGCCGCGCCGCCGCGGCCGGCGACGTGCCGGTGGGCGCCGCGCTGGTGGAGGGCGACCGCCTGCTGGCGCTGGGCGAGAACCGGCGCGAGCGCGACCAGGACCCCACCGCCCACGCCGAGGTGGTCGCCCTGCGCGGCGCGGCCACGCTGCGCCGCCGCTGGCACCTGGAGGGGACGACGCTCTACGTGACCCTGGAGCCGTGCCCCATGTGCGCCGGGGCGCTGGTCCTGGCGCGGGTGGACGCCCTGGTCTACGCGGCCGCCGATCCCCGTGCCGGCGCCGTGCGGACGCTCTGGCGCATCGCCGACGACCCCCGGCTCAACCACCGCCTGGAGGTGCGCGGCGGCGTACTGGAGGCGGAGGCGGCGGAGCTGCTGCGCGCCTTCTTCCGCGAGCGCCGCTAG
- a CDS encoding MFS transporter has product MVETRLSAKVAEALPYERGERLRILLFALLGTVFDGADFTIFIYEMAPLASYFHASLASLSWVQAASYVAGVAGGLLFGALADRRGRRLGLTLTVATYSLFTLASAFAPDLRVLLLLRVLAGVGIGGESGIAFAYVSEAYPAARNRRGWLGGLLQSMFLAGGFVAAWLYAFTSQRYGAEGWRWAMGYLGLVAVLAVAIRLGMPESRVWLASRQAAASGAGRGPGAGRQALATVAEILGGGAGRRTLLATAMMVGAFFGGYAVATFAPAMWTTVFGLGASQVASLGYAGWLAAIAAYLAGGALGDALGRRRSFVLTGLFGLLGYGLYLVVGPLLRLPATPATLWTSWPFFAFLWLQAGYGYFGVQGVWLSELYPTHGRATAQNFVYYVARALGAGLAPAAALALAQALGQDVRTAIALGGAGTLLAVLLARRLPETYRTALRGD; this is encoded by the coding sequence ATGGTCGAGACGCGGCTTTCGGCGAAGGTGGCGGAGGCGCTCCCCTACGAGCGGGGCGAGAGGCTCCGCATCCTACTTTTCGCGCTCCTGGGCACCGTCTTCGACGGCGCCGACTTCACCATCTTCATCTACGAGATGGCGCCTCTGGCCAGCTACTTCCACGCCTCGCTGGCCAGCCTCTCCTGGGTGCAGGCGGCCAGCTACGTGGCGGGCGTGGCCGGCGGCCTCCTCTTCGGCGCGCTGGCCGACCGCCGCGGCCGCCGCCTGGGGCTGACCCTGACGGTGGCCACCTACTCGCTCTTCACGCTGGCCAGCGCCTTCGCGCCCGACCTGCGGGTGCTCCTCCTGTTGCGCGTCCTGGCCGGCGTCGGCATCGGCGGCGAGTCGGGCATCGCCTTCGCCTACGTCAGCGAGGCCTACCCCGCCGCCCGCAACCGCCGCGGCTGGCTGGGCGGGCTTCTCCAGTCCATGTTCCTGGCCGGCGGCTTCGTCGCCGCCTGGCTCTACGCCTTCACCAGCCAGCGCTACGGCGCCGAGGGCTGGCGCTGGGCCATGGGCTACCTGGGCCTGGTGGCCGTCCTGGCCGTGGCCATCCGCCTCGGCATGCCGGAGTCGCGCGTCTGGCTGGCCAGCCGCCAGGCGGCGGCCTCCGGCGCCGGGCGCGGTCCCGGGGCCGGTCGCCAGGCGCTCGCCACCGTGGCGGAGATCCTCGGGGGCGGCGCCGGCCGCCGCACCCTCCTGGCCACCGCCATGATGGTGGGCGCCTTCTTCGGGGGCTACGCGGTCGCCACCTTCGCGCCGGCCATGTGGACGACGGTCTTCGGCCTGGGGGCGTCGCAGGTGGCGTCGCTGGGCTACGCCGGCTGGCTGGCCGCCATCGCCGCCTACCTGGCGGGCGGCGCGCTGGGCGACGCGCTCGGGCGCCGGCGCTCCTTCGTGCTCACCGGTCTCTTCGGCCTTCTGGGCTACGGGCTCTACCTGGTCGTCGGGCCGCTCCTCCGTCTGCCGGCGACGCCCGCCACCCTGTGGACGTCGTGGCCTTTCTTCGCCTTCCTCTGGCTCCAGGCCGGCTACGGTTACTTCGGCGTCCAGGGCGTCTGGCTCTCCGAGCTCTATCCCACCCACGGCCGGGCCACGGCCCAGAACTTCGTCTACTACGTGGCGCGCGCCCTGGGCGCCGGCCTCGCCCCGGCGGCGGCGCTGGCGCTGGCCCAGGCGCTGGGCCAGGACGTGCGCACGGCCATCGCGCTGGGCGGCGCGGGCACGCTGCTCGCCGTCCTCCTGGCGCGGAGACTGCCGGAGACGTACCGGACGGCGCTGCGGGGCGACTGA
- the menA gene encoding 1,4-dihydroxy-2-naphthoate octaprenyltransferase codes for MKPVQARDLWRLARPETLPASLVPVAVGTAAAGLTGPLSPLWTADVLLVALLLQIGTNMANELFDYRRGLDRPGAVGIAGVLVSGRMRPRTLGFLTAGVYALAVLLGAALAAARGPVLLLLGLLAAALSLAYSAGPRPVAATPFGEALVFLLMGPLEVGVAEVAAGGRLTAAALWASLPVGLTVAAILLANNTRDLEKDREHGRRTLAILLGRERAARLLEGLLLGAPLLALPMAAGGLLPASSLLALLALPLALRLRKRLFLGNPVPPAGAFHLVSGLLLAAGLALAALL; via the coding sequence TGGGGACGGCCGCGGCGGGGCTGACCGGGCCGCTCTCGCCGCTCTGGACCGCCGACGTGCTCCTGGTGGCGCTGCTTCTCCAAATCGGCACCAACATGGCCAACGAGCTCTTCGACTACCGCCGCGGCCTCGACCGGCCGGGGGCGGTGGGGATCGCGGGCGTGCTGGTCTCGGGGCGGATGCGCCCGCGGACGCTGGGCTTCCTGACGGCGGGCGTCTACGCGCTGGCCGTCCTCCTGGGCGCCGCCCTGGCCGCCGCCCGCGGCCCGGTTCTCCTCCTGCTGGGGCTCCTGGCGGCCGCGCTCAGCCTGGCGTACAGCGCCGGGCCGCGTCCGGTGGCCGCCACGCCTTTCGGCGAGGCGCTGGTCTTTCTGCTGATGGGCCCGCTGGAGGTGGGCGTAGCCGAGGTGGCCGCGGGCGGCCGGCTGACGGCGGCGGCCCTCTGGGCCTCGCTGCCGGTGGGCCTGACGGTGGCGGCCATCCTCCTGGCCAACAACACCCGCGACCTGGAGAAGGACCGCGAGCACGGCCGCCGGACGCTGGCCATCCTCCTCGGCCGCGAGCGTGCGGCGAGGCTGCTGGAGGGGCTGCTGCTGGGCGCGCCGCTGCTCGCCCTGCCTATGGCGGCGGGCGGCCTCCTGCCCGCATCCTCCCTCCTGGCGCTGCTGGCGCTGCCGCTGGCGCTCCGCCTCAGGAAGCGCCTCTTCCTCGGCAACCCGGTGCCCCCCGCGGGCGCCTTCCATCTGGTGAGCGGGCTCCTGCTGGCCGCCGGTCTGGCGCTGGCGGCGCTGCTCTGA